One genomic segment of Bacteroides caccae includes these proteins:
- a CDS encoding aspartate aminotransferase family protein — MKLFDVYPLYNINIVKGKGCKVWDENGTEYLDLYGGHAVISIGHAHPHYVEMISNQVANLGFYSNSVINKLQQQVAERLGKISGYEDYSLFLINSGAEANENALKLASFHNGRTKVVSFSKAFHGRTSLAVEATNNPSIIAPINNNGHVVYLPLNDVEAMKQELSRGDICAVIIEGIQGVGGIKIPTTEFMQELRKACTETGTILILDEIQSGYGRSGKFFAHQYADIKPDIITVAKGIGNGFPMAGVLISPMFKPVYGQLGTTFGGNHLACSAALAVMDVIEQENLVENAAKVGNYLLEELKKFPQIKEVRGRGLMIGLEFDEPIKELRSRLIYDEHVFTGASGTNVLRLLPPLCLSMEEADEFLARFKKVL; from the coding sequence ATGAAATTATTCGATGTATACCCATTATACAACATCAACATAGTCAAAGGGAAAGGCTGTAAAGTCTGGGATGAAAACGGAACCGAATACTTAGACCTTTACGGAGGTCATGCCGTAATCTCTATCGGACACGCACATCCTCACTATGTGGAGATGATTAGCAATCAGGTAGCTAACCTCGGTTTCTATTCGAACTCAGTAATCAACAAACTCCAGCAACAGGTGGCCGAACGACTGGGAAAGATTTCCGGTTACGAGGATTACAGCCTGTTCCTGATAAACAGCGGAGCCGAGGCGAATGAGAACGCTCTGAAACTGGCTTCTTTCCACAACGGACGTACCAAAGTGGTATCTTTCAGCAAAGCCTTCCACGGACGTACTTCACTGGCAGTAGAAGCAACCAACAATCCGTCTATCATTGCACCTATCAACAACAACGGTCATGTTGTTTATCTTCCTCTGAACGACGTCGAAGCCATGAAGCAGGAACTGTCTCGGGGAGATATATGTGCCGTTATCATTGAAGGAATACAAGGTGTAGGAGGGATCAAGATACCGACTACCGAATTTATGCAGGAACTCCGCAAAGCTTGCACAGAAACCGGCACTATCCTGATTCTGGACGAAATTCAGAGCGGATACGGACGTAGCGGTAAATTCTTCGCCCACCAGTATGCTGATATCAAGCCAGACATCATCACCGTAGCCAAAGGAATCGGTAACGGCTTCCCAATGGCAGGCGTATTGATTAGCCCGATGTTTAAACCGGTATACGGACAATTAGGAACGACTTTCGGAGGAAACCACCTGGCATGTTCGGCAGCCCTTGCCGTTATGGACGTGATTGAACAGGAAAATCTGGTAGAGAATGCAGCCAAGGTAGGTAACTACTTGCTGGAAGAACTGAAGAAATTCCCGCAAATCAAGGAAGTACGCGGACGCGGACTCATGATAGGACTCGAATTCGATGAACCGATCAAAGAATTGCGCAGCCGCCTCATCTATGACGAACATGTGTTTACCGGAGCAAGCGGTACGAATGTACTCCGCCTGTTACCCCCTCTCTGTCTCAGCATGGAGGAAGCCGACGAATTCCTTGCCCGGTTCAAGAAAGTACTCTAA
- the argC gene encoding N-acetyl-gamma-glutamyl-phosphate reductase has protein sequence MIKAGIIGGAGYTAGELIRLLLNHPETEIVFINSSSNAGNRITDVHEGLYGETDLRFTDQLPLDEIDVLFFCTAHGDTKKFMESHNIPEDLKIIDLSMDYRIKSDDHDFIYGLPELNRRATCTAKHVANPGCFATCIQLGLLPLAKNLMLTDDISVNAITGSTGAGVKPGATSHFSWRNNNISVYKAFEHQHVPEIKQSLQQLQNSFDSDIDFIPYRGDFPRGIFATLVVKTKVALEEIVRMYEEYYAKDSFVHIVDKNIDLKQVVNTNKCLIHLEKHGDKLLIISCIDNLLKGASGQAVHNMNLMFNLEETVGLRLKPSAF, from the coding sequence ATGATTAAAGCAGGAATCATTGGTGGCGCAGGATATACAGCAGGCGAACTAATCCGCCTGTTACTCAACCATCCGGAAACTGAAATCGTATTTATCAACAGCAGCAGTAATGCCGGAAACAGAATTACTGACGTACACGAAGGCTTGTATGGAGAAACAGATCTAAGATTCACCGACCAGTTACCTCTGGACGAAATTGATGTTCTTTTCTTCTGCACAGCTCACGGTGACACGAAGAAATTCATGGAAAGCCATAACATACCGGAAGACCTGAAAATCATTGACCTTTCCATGGACTACCGTATCAAGAGTGACGACCATGACTTTATCTACGGTCTGCCGGAACTGAACCGACGAGCTACCTGTACGGCAAAGCACGTGGCCAATCCCGGTTGTTTCGCCACCTGTATCCAACTCGGCCTGCTCCCGCTAGCCAAAAACCTGATGTTGACAGACGATATTTCGGTAAACGCCATTACCGGAAGTACGGGTGCCGGCGTGAAACCGGGAGCTACCAGTCATTTCAGTTGGAGAAACAATAACATCAGTGTGTACAAGGCATTCGAGCATCAACACGTTCCGGAAATCAAGCAGTCACTGCAACAATTACAGAACAGCTTTGACTCCGACATTGACTTTATCCCGTATCGTGGCGATTTCCCTCGCGGCATTTTCGCTACCCTTGTGGTAAAGACCAAAGTAGCCCTCGAAGAAATCGTCCGTATGTACGAAGAATATTACGCCAAAGACTCATTTGTACATATTGTAGATAAGAATATAGACCTCAAACAGGTAGTCAACACCAACAAATGCCTGATACATCTTGAGAAACATGGCGACAAGCTATTGATAATCTCCTGTATCGACAACTTGCTGAAAGGTGCCAGTGGACAAGCGGTTCATAACATGAACCTGATGTTTAACCTGGAAGAAACCGTAGGACTACGTTTGAAGCCTTCAGCTTTTTAA
- a CDS encoding argininosuccinate synthase, translating to MEEKKKKVVVAFSGGLDTSFTVMYLAKEKGYEVYAACANTGGFSEEQLKTNEENAYKLGAVKYVTLDVTQEYYEKSLKYMVFGNVLRNGTYPISVSSERIFQALAIARYANEIGADAIAHGSTGAGNDQIRFDMTFLVLAPNVEIITLTRDMALSRQEEIDYLNKHGFSADFTKLKYSYNVGLWGTSICGGEILDSAQGLPETAYLKHVEKEGSEQLRLTFEKGELKAVNDEKFDDPIKAIQKVEEIGAAYGIGRDMHVGDTIIGIKGRVGFEAAAPMLIIGAHRFLEKYTLSKWQQYWKDQVANWYGMFLHESQYLEPVMRDIEAMLQESQRNVNGTAILELRPLSFSTVGVESEDDLVKTKFGEYGEMQKGWTAEDAKGFIKVTSTPLRVYYNNHKDEEI from the coding sequence ATGGAAGAAAAGAAGAAAAAAGTAGTGGTGGCATTCAGCGGCGGACTGGACACATCGTTCACCGTCATGTACCTCGCCAAAGAAAAAGGTTATGAAGTATATGCAGCTTGTGCCAATACGGGTGGTTTCAGCGAAGAACAACTGAAAACAAACGAAGAAAATGCCTATAAACTGGGAGCGGTAAAATACGTAACGCTGGACGTTACTCAGGAATACTACGAAAAGAGTCTGAAATACATGGTTTTCGGAAATGTGCTGCGTAACGGTACTTATCCTATTTCGGTCAGCTCCGAACGTATCTTCCAGGCATTGGCTATCGCACGTTATGCCAACGAAATCGGTGCGGATGCCATTGCCCACGGTTCTACCGGAGCAGGTAATGACCAGATTCGTTTCGACATGACTTTCCTCGTACTGGCGCCGAACGTAGAAATCATCACACTGACCCGTGATATGGCATTGAGTCGTCAGGAAGAAATTGACTACTTGAACAAACATGGTTTCAGTGCGGACTTCACCAAACTGAAATATTCATATAACGTAGGTCTGTGGGGTACCTCTATTTGTGGTGGTGAAATCCTCGACTCCGCACAAGGGCTGCCCGAAACAGCTTACCTGAAACACGTAGAAAAGGAAGGCAGCGAACAACTCCGCCTGACTTTCGAAAAAGGAGAACTGAAAGCTGTCAACGATGAGAAATTCGATGACCCGATCAAAGCGATCCAGAAGGTAGAAGAGATCGGCGCCGCTTACGGTATCGGCCGTGACATGCATGTGGGCGACACAATTATCGGTATCAAAGGCCGCGTAGGTTTCGAAGCCGCCGCCCCGATGCTGATTATCGGTGCTCACCGTTTCCTTGAGAAATACACATTGAGCAAATGGCAGCAGTACTGGAAAGACCAGGTAGCCAACTGGTACGGTATGTTCCTCCACGAAAGCCAATATCTGGAACCGGTTATGCGTGATATCGAAGCGATGTTGCAGGAAAGCCAGCGCAACGTAAACGGTACAGCGATTCTCGAACTCCGCCCGCTTTCTTTCTCTACCGTAGGTGTAGAATCGGAAGACGACCTCGTGAAAACGAAATTCGGAGAATATGGTGAAATGCAAAAAGGTTGGACTGCCGAGGATGCAAAAGGCTTTATCAAGGTAACTTCCACTCCGTTACGTGTTTACTATAACAACCATAAAGACGAAGAGATATGA
- a CDS encoding GNAT family N-acetyltransferase has translation MDTQQIDVMVADASHEVYVDTILETIRNAAAVRGTGIAERTHEYVATKMKEGKAIIALCGDTFAGFTYIESWGNKQYVATSGLIVHPDFRGLGLAKRIKQASFQLARLRWPKAKIFSLTSGAAVMKMNTELGYVPVTFNELTDDESFWKGCEGCINHDILKAKNRKFCICTAMLYDPTDPRNIKKEQERNNI, from the coding sequence ATGGACACTCAACAAATAGATGTTATGGTAGCCGACGCCTCACATGAGGTATACGTTGACACTATTTTGGAAACTATCAGAAATGCTGCCGCCGTGCGAGGAACGGGAATCGCAGAACGCACACACGAATACGTAGCGACAAAGATGAAAGAAGGTAAAGCAATCATTGCTCTCTGTGGTGACACATTCGCCGGATTCACCTATATCGAATCATGGGGAAACAAGCAATACGTGGCTACCTCCGGTCTGATCGTACATCCCGATTTCCGTGGTTTGGGGCTGGCAAAACGCATCAAACAGGCTTCCTTCCAACTGGCACGCCTCCGTTGGCCGAAAGCTAAGATTTTCAGCTTGACCTCCGGAGCAGCTGTTATGAAAATGAACACCGAACTGGGATACGTCCCTGTCACCTTCAACGAACTGACAGACGACGAATCTTTCTGGAAAGGATGCGAAGGATGTATCAACCATGACATCCTGAAAGCTAAAAACCGTAAGTTCTGCATCTGCACAGCTATGCTGTACGACCCGACAGATCCACGGAACATTAAAAAAGAACAAGAAAGAAATAACATTTAA
- a CDS encoding arginine repressor, which translates to MKKKANRLDAIKMIISSKEVGSQEELLQELNREGFELTQATLSRDLKQLKVAKAASMNGKYVYVLPNNIMYKRSTDQSAGEMLRSNGFISLQFSGNIAVIRTRPGYASSMAYDIDNNEFSEILGTIAGDDTIMLVLREGVATSKIRQLLSLIIPNIE; encoded by the coding sequence ATGAAGAAGAAAGCAAATCGGTTAGACGCCATCAAAATGATTATCTCAAGCAAGGAGGTCGGTTCGCAGGAAGAACTGCTGCAAGAGTTGAACCGCGAAGGCTTCGAACTGACACAGGCCACCCTCTCCCGCGACTTGAAACAACTGAAAGTAGCCAAAGCTGCCAGTATGAACGGGAAGTACGTATACGTGCTGCCGAACAACATTATGTATAAACGCTCCACCGATCAGAGTGCCGGCGAAATGTTGCGAAGTAACGGATTCATTTCCTTGCAATTTTCAGGCAACATCGCCGTTATCCGCACCCGCCCGGGTTACGCCAGCAGTATGGCTTACGATATCGACAACAATGAATTCAGCGAAATACTGGGAACCATTGCCGGCGATGATACTATCATGTTGGTGTTGCGTGAAGGAGTTGCGACAAGCAAGATTCGCCAGCTTTTGTCACTCATCATTCCGAACATTGAATAA